From Macaca fascicularis isolate 582-1 chromosome 14, T2T-MFA8v1.1, a single genomic window includes:
- the LOC141408402 gene encoding LOW QUALITY PROTEIN: uncharacterized protein (The sequence of the model RefSeq protein was modified relative to this genomic sequence to represent the inferred CDS: substituted 2 bases at 2 genomic stop codons), whose translation MCLNYEHILGSYNQHNFCPYNQHNLCSYTQNNLCSDKKHNLHSKDQHNLCPYNQQDLCLYNQHDLCSYTQSNLCSYKKQHNLWSCNYSQPCSHHQHNYCSYNQNNLCPYKQHNFCSNHQHNLCSYNQHQLCSYNQHQFCSYNQHNLYTTSAPTTSTTSSPGTTLSPHNLCSSNQHQFCSYNQHNLYSWNYSQPCSHHQHNLCSYNQNNLCPYKQHNLCHYNQHNLWSXDYSQPCSYHQHNLCSYNQHNLXSWKYSQPCSHHQHNLCSYNQKNLCFYNQHNLCSYHQQNLCSYNQHQLCSYNQHQFCSYNQHNLYSWNYCQPCSHHQHNLCSYNQNNLCPYKQHNLCHYNQHNLCTISSAPTTSTTSSAPTTSTSSAPTTSTTSSPGTIPSPCNLCPYKQHNPRSWNYSQPCSHHQHNFCSYNQNNFCPYKQHNLCRYNQHNLGSTPSPVPTTSTTSAPTSRQNLCFYNQHNLWSWNYSQPSSYHQHNLCSYNQHQLCSYDQHNLQSWNYSQPCSHHQHNLCSYNQHQLCSYDQHNLQSWNYSQPCSHHQHDLCSYYQHNPCFYNQHNLWSWNYPKPCSYHQQNLCSSNQHNLCYYNQHNLCP comes from the exons ATGTGCCTCAACTACGAG CACATCCTCGGCTCCTACAACCAGCACAACTTCTGCCCCTACAACCAACACAACCTCTGCTCCTACACCCAGAACAACCTCTGCTCCGACAAAAAGCACAACCTGCACTCGAAAgaccagcacaacctctgcccCTACAACCAGCAAGACCTCTGCCTCTACAACCAGCACGACCTCTGCTCCTATACCCAGAGCAATCTCTGCTCCTACAAAAA GCAGCACAACCTCTGGTCCTGCAACTATTCCCAGCCCTGTTCCCACCACCAGCACAACTACTGCTCCTACAACCAGAACAACCTCTGCCCTTACAAGCAGCACAACTTCTG TTCCAAccaccagcacaacctctgctccTACAACCAGCACCAGCTCTGCTCCTACAACCAGCACCAGTTCTGCTCCTACAACCAGCACAACCTCTA cacaacctctgctccTACAACCAGCACAACCTCTAGTCCTGGAACTACTCTCAGCCCT cacaacctctgctccTCCAACCAGCACCAGTTCTGCTCCTACAACCAGCACAACCTCTATTCCTGGAACTACTCCCAGCCCTGTTCCCACCATCAGCACAACCTCTGCTCCTACAACCAGAACAACCTCTGCCCCTACAAGCAGCACAACCTCTGCCACTACAATCAGCACAACCTCTGGTCCTGAGACTACTCCCAGCCCTGTTCCTAccaccagcacaacctctgctccTACAACCAGCACAACCTCTAGTCCTGGAAGTACTCCCAGCCCTGTTCCCACCATCAGCACAACCTCTGCTCCTACAACCAGAAAAACCTCTGCTTCTacaaccagcacaacctctg TTCCTACCACCAGCAAAACCTCTGCTCCTACAACCAGCACCAGCTCTGCTCCTACAACCAGCACCAGTTCTGCTCCTACAACCAGCACAACCTCTATTCCTGGAACTACTGCCAGCCCTGTTCCCACCATCAGCACAACCTCTGCTCCTACAACCAGAACAACCTCTGCCCCTACAAGCAGCACAACCTCTGCCACTacaaccagcacaacctctg CACCATCAGCTCTGCTCCTACAACCAGCACCACCAGCTCTGCTCCTACAACCAGCACCAGTTCTGCTCCTACAACCAGCACAACCTCTAGTCCTGGCACTATTCCCAGCCCT tgcaacctctgcccctacaAGCAGCACAACCCCCGGTCCTGGAACTACTCCCAGCCCTGTTCCCACCACCAGCACAACTTCTGCTCCTACAACCAGAACAACTTCTGCCCCTACAAGCAGCACAACCTCTGTCGCTATAACCAGCACAACCTCGG AAGTACTCCCAGCCCTGTTCCCAccaccagcacaacctctgctccTACAAGCAGA CAAAACCTCTGCTTCTacaaccagcacaacctctggTCCTGGAACTACTCCCAGCCCAGTTCCTAccaccagcacaacctctgctccTACAACCAGCACCAGCTCTGCTCCTACGACCAGCACAACCTCCAGTCCTGGAACTATTCCCAGCCCTGTTCCCACCACCAGCACAATCTCTGCTCCTACAACCAGCACCAGCTCTGCTCCTATGACCAGCACAACCTCCAGTCCTGGAACTATTCCCAGCCCTGTTCCCACCACCAGCACGACCTCTGCTCCTACTACCAGCACAACCCCTGCTTCTacaaccagcacaacctctggTCCTGGAACTACCCCAAGCCCTGTTCCTACCACCAACAAAACCTCTGCTCCTCcaaccagcacaacctctgctaCTACAACCAGCACAATCTCTGCCCCTAG
- the LOC135966970 gene encoding uncharacterized protein produces the protein MTSAPTTSTTSAITTSPTSSPTSSTNSTPQTSIISHNLCSYNQQNLCFYNQQNLWSWNYSQPCAYHQHNLCFYYQHILCTTSAPTTSTTSAITTSPTSALTSSTTSTPHTSITSVPTTSTTSGPGSTQSSVFTISTTSAPTTSTTSAPTSSKTSAATTSTTSGPETTPSPVPTTSTTSASTTSTTSGPGTTPSPVPTTSTISAPTTSTTSAPTMSTSSAPTTSTTSSPTTSTTSTPQTSTSSATASSTTSAPTISTTSAPTTSRTFTPTTSTTSVPTTTTTSAPTTTTSSAPITSTTSHYFCPYKQHNLGSYNQHNLRSYNQHNLCPYKQHYFCPYKQHNLGSYNQAAQPPLL, from the exons ATGACCTCTGCTCCTacaaccagcacaacctctgctaTTACAACTAGCCCAACCTCTTCCCCTACAAGCAGCACAAACTCCACTCCACAGACCAGCATAATCTCT cacaacctctgctccTACAACCAGCAAAACCTCTGCTTCTACAACCAGCAGAACCTTTGGTCCTGGAACTACTCCCAGCCCTGTGCCTAccaccagcacaacctctgcttctACTACCAGCACATCCTCTG CACGACCTCTGCTCCTacaaccagcacaacctctgctaTTACAACTAGCCCAACCTCTGCCCTTACAAGCAGCACAACCTCCACTCCACATACCAGCATAACCTCTGTTCCTACAACCAGCACAACTTCTGGTCCTGGAAGTACCCAAAGCTCTGTTTTCACCATTAGCACAACCTCTGCCCCTacaaccagcacaacctctgcccCTACAAGCAGCAAAACCTCTGCTGCTacaaccagcacaacctctggTCCTGAAACTACTCCCAGCCCTGTTCCTACTACCAGTACAACCTCTGCTTCTacaaccagcacaacctctggTCCTGGAACTACTCCCAGCCCTGTTCCTACCACCAGCACTATCTCTGCTCCTACAACCAGCACAACCTCAGCTCCTACAATGAGCACATCCTCAGCTCCTACAACCAGCACAACTTCTTCCCCTACAACCAGCACAACCTCCACTCCACAGACCAGCACATCCTCTGCCACTGCAAGCAGCACAACCTCTGCCCCTACAATCAGCACAACCTCTGCTCCTACAACCAGCAGAACCTTTACCCCTacaaccagcacaacctctgTTCCTACAACCACCACTACCTCGGCTCCTACAACCACCACATCCTCAGCTCCTATAACCAGCACTACTTCT CACTACTTCTGCCCCTACAAGCAGCACAACCTCGGCTCCTACAACCAGCACAACCTCCGCTCCTacaaccagcacaacctctgcccCTACAAGCAGCACTACTTCTGCCCCTACAAGCAGCACAACCTCGGCTCCTacaacca AGCAGCACAACCTCCGCTCCTATAA